The nucleotide window AGAAAAGACTTGGAACTTACAAATCATTGTATGATCCACCACCAATTCTATATTCAAACGTCAACAACTTAACATCAATTTCCCACACATCAGCCCCATCCACAGGCAGCTGAACAATTTCTTGAATTTTTTTTGTTTCCATCTCGTTAGAAGGCAACGCTTGTGGATTTTTTGACCAAGGTATCTCCTGTGGTGAATTTCAACATACAAGGGGCAACATGGGTAGATCAGTCGGTTTGTATAATTTGGTGAAATGGGGTGGCTCAGGTTGACAAGTAAACACTTTTTCTCCACTTTAACAGATGAGTAATGTCTAGGGATGGTCCCTggggtttaccaaaattttggatttggtccctagcttttcaaaattacacgaatggtccctgtggtttgtacttTGTAACGCAGTTAGTCCTccgccaacaaatctaaaggttttagcatgtctaagttagggactaaatgtgttacaaagtgcaaaccacaaggaccatccatgtacttttggaaaaagctggggactaaatgcattacaaactccaaagtgcaaaccacagggaccatctgtgtacttttgaaaagctagggaccaaacccaaaattttggtaaaccacagggagcatccgtgtactttactcttaacAAATCTCATAACAAAATTTAGGAGCTAACAATTGAAATTTTTTAAAGGAATGCAACCAAAATAGGTATTTCGACTTGTAACATGTTTGACAAGGTTCAACACGTTTGAGATATAACACAAACCAAATCGGCCGTTGGGTAAGTAAATGTGTCAAATTTGCTACGTATACATAAAATTTGCAAGTTGACTACCTCAACCCTTGGTATTTCCATTGCCAATAAATCTCTCAATTTCTCTGTTTCCtacaaatatatttaaataagTTAGCATTGCCCAAGAAAGCTTGAATACCATGGTATAAATTCACAAAAAAATTTATTGGTATCCTTTCGATACAATGACTTATTATACTGATAGATTAAAATAATGAAATACCTCGTATGGCCAACCGCTAACAACAAAGACATCTAACGAGTAGCCATCGGTTGTTGAAAACGCATGAGCTTCTTGAATATTTAGGCCAATCTCAGAGAGCAATGAAGTCAACTGAATACAAGCACAAAGAAAGCTAACTGTATTTTCAAACCATATAATATAAGGGCAATTTGGTAATTTTTCAAAGGTCTATACATTAGAATTGAAAACCTTAAAAAGCGTATAACTGTATTTGTAAGTAATAAGCTGAAATGTGATTACCTTACATAGAAGTTTAGGCTTGTCATTTGTTGAAATTGTTATTTCGTGCAAAGGCCTACAGGATTTTGAAGTCTTGTTACATCATCAAATTGAAAAAACCAATAAACAAGCAGATTATGAACTAGTAGAAACTAGAAAGATAATCAAAACTTCATTGACATGGTATATAGTATTCTCTCATTACGGTTTATCCTTTTATACACCATTTAAACTATGTGCTACATTCAACATGTTTGACACATTTCCTTCTAAGCTAATTTTATATTTGACGCGTTATAAGACACAGACCGAATCGACCCACTTACAAGTAAATCGGCCTCCATTGCTATCCCTACTATATATTATACGACCATATTTGaaaaattgaaggctcaaatagAATCAAACCTTTCAGAAATATTACCGAAATAAGTGCTGGTTGGCACTCATAACTTTGTCGCCACCTTGCAAATTTGATTTACCAGCGTCAAAAGAAATTTCAAATTTTGATGATAAACCAAATGCAGGTGGTGGATGAGGGCTGAAAACCACATGAAAAAGGAGTATTATATAAGTACCCTTTTGTGTTAAAAGCAAGAACTAGGTTTATATGATTCAAAATCATGCCTCTGCCTGCATGGATGGATAGAAATTTGAGCATCTTTCATCCTTGTATAGCTTGAAGTAGATTCAACGCCATTTTCATCAGCACTAGAATGAAGCTGCATGATTGTTGACATGTGAATCTCTTATGAGTGCCTAAAGAAGGTAACTTTTACCGTAGCAACACATTAAAAGTAAACAATCTATAAATGTGATACAAAGTGACCAAAATTCAACTTAAAAACATAGGTAATGTAGAGGCTATCAACTAACTAAATCAACATACTTTTGGGTCCAGGTGGAATTTCTGCTAGAATTTAGACATTGTTCTTTTGCGTGTGCAATGTAAATCTGAACCATCAATTATAACATTTGATAGCATGCCTTACAAAAAGTAATAATCCATTTATTCCATATAAGTACCCAGTTTCTATTTTCGATCTCAAACCTAGATTTCTTGAATTCAAGAAAGGTTATGAATTTGTCTAAATTTCTAACACTCCTTATTTAGTTTGTGGTGCTCCAAAAACGGTTTTAAAATGTtcaaaaaattataataaaaacaaatagCTACTATGTTGCAAGGTAATGGGTGACCATATGGGTATTTGAATGAATGAGAGAAACCAACGTATTCCCAAGCCTACAAAATATGGGTGATAACTTATAACGAATGGTCAAAATGCAAAGGAGAAACTTCATATAAATTTTATCCTTTATAActtataattttatattttacTGGGGGCAGGCTGAAAATCAAAATTATCCTTTGTACCTGAATGAGGCGGGCTTCGAATGCTGGTCTAGTATTCGGGTCATGTGCCATGTGTAATAAGTTTTTATGCATAAGGACATCATGCGCCCTCTCGACATTCACATCCAATGCATATCTGCTACAAAATTGATGAATTAGGTGATTTCAACCCAAAACCACAATTTGTGATGTAATTAACTAGTTATCCATCAAGCACAAAGTTAAACCATGAAATAGGAAAAGTATTCAATGTCTTTAGCTCGTGCTGGTATATCCGTTGTAACTAATACTTAATCCAAAAAGAGGCATCCAAAGATGGAGAACTAGAGTCATTGGATCCCATGAATTCAACCACTGTAAAATTAAGTTTTTAAAGCTTTCTAAAGAAAAGGATATAAACAAAAATTTTTACTGAATAAGATACTTTAGAATCTGCTTTTTGACCAAAGATCCCAACAACAAGCTCTCCATACCTACTACAATAATTGTGTATATTTTAATCTTTTGAAAAAGACAAGTTTACCACCATATTAGACTAATGAACATaagaaaacaagaattcatcCATTTcgagtaaaaaaaatatatacactaTTAAACTATTATGGTCAAATACAGTATTATTAAATGCTTATGCCTCCAAATTTCTTATGCCTTCTACACAAAGAATTTTTCCATTTCAATCAAAGGTTGAAAAGTTCATCATTTCTCACAACAAATGGTAAAGCTTATCAGATTTGAAGGTTAAAACTAGACTGTTTCCATCACCATAAGAAGATAATAATCATTGCTTTTTCTACTTTACAAACTTTTGCTTTGTGCAACGTGTTATAGATTCCAAAAAGCAACACATATGAGAAAAAATGTTTGTAATTACACATGTGCAGATAGGGATGAGAAATTTCGAACAGAATCCCAATACCTTATCGTATTATACCGGTACCGACCAAACATATATACAATATCGTATACGGTTTTGAATTTAGCTCAAGTTCAGAATCTGGTATCAGTTTGGGACTTTCAACACTACCTTACCATACCAGTATCAAACGAACATTGGAGACTTTATTCGGTTTTGGTTTTAACTAAGTTTCAGTATAGGTACTATGCGGTAAGGTACTGGTTTGCACGACACCAGTATCGATCTTATCCCTACGTAAACGTCGGATGATCTCGCAGTATGAAAACGATGAAGACGTGTAATCAAACATAAACACAATCACATAAACAAATTCGTTAAACAACAAACAATTAGGGGTTGAGACAACCGAAATCGAAATTACCGAACAGGAAGACGACTGAAATGAGACCACAGCTCATCTTCAAAACTAGGTTTACACGCCTCTTCACAATTCGACTCTCGAAGCCGACGAAGCACCTCCTGATAAACCTCCACCTTCGGCCTCCGTTTCCGACTCGCCACCGCCGCCGCCGGCGACGCCTCCGACGCTCTGCTACTGCAACAACTCTCCGTTTCTCCTCCTCGCATCACCATTACGTCACCACAACACCTCAAAACCGTTCACAACACATATTCACTCGTAATAACAACAACTAAACATTTAAACCTATCGATTACTTCCAAACACTCGTAAATCAACCGAACGATCACATATTCACAGGTTTACACGCATCGACCGATGAAAACGAAGATCAAAACGGTCACAGTCCGTACGGACACGAAATGAAACGATTAAACCTCTAAAGTACATCTAAATTCACTCGTAAATCGAACGAATGATCACAGTTTCACACGCATCGATCGATAAAAACGAAGATCAAAACGGTTAAATTCGTACGGACAAGAAATGAAACGATTAAACCTAAATTCACTCGGAAATCAATCAAACGATCACATATTCACAAGTTTCAAACGCTTCGATCGATGAAAACGAAGATCAAAACGGTTTATAATTCGGACACACACGAAATGAGTTATGAAACAGTTGAACAGAAGAAAACAAAGGTTTAACAATGGAGAATACCGCCTCTGTGTGTAATATATAAGCTCGTGGTGTTTCCAGAGCGGAAAGTTCTAGAGGCAGATGAAGGTACAATATTTACAGCGTGTGGTACAAGAAAATTGAAATTTGGAGTTTACTTTTAAGCTTTGGAAAACGATGATGGCGTAATGCGCACCCATTGAGCGGGTATCGACGTGGATTCAAGATGTTCTTCTTTTCGTTGCTTACTTCATCGTTTTTATTGGTTTTTTTATTGATCCATCTATATCCAATTGAAAGATTCATGTATATGGAAATGTTATGTTATGCACCCTTTGATGTATTGTTTGTCAAAATTGACCTTGTAAAAGTTGTGCTTTATTATAACGGCAACGTATTTGAGCTCAGTAACATGCCTCTTTATAGTCCAGGTATATATTCATATCTATTACGGAATTATAACCGTTCATTATTAGTTTGACGCTCGAGGATGGCGCCAAACCGTGAGGAAACCGATTGGCTCGTAAAATCCCTCAACTCCTTTTCCATGAGAAATTTGTTGGCAACAAGATTTGAACCCGAGTCTCCCCCTATGGGAGAGGCACGAAGTGCCGCTAGACCAAAAGGCCTTTGGCCAAAAGTTATGTATTTCGTGGATGAAATTAAACATGTGGGTGTTGACTAGTCAATTGTTAACATTTTTTTGTTAAAACTTATAGGATCTCAACAATACTCTTCCAGTTAGTGTTATCATGTAAAACACAGCTTGCGCTAAGTGCATGACTTATCAAACCTGAGACTTTTGTTTGAGTGATTTAAAAGCTTACCACTGCCTCTAATTGATTATGTTGTTACCATGGATAAAAAAAAGTTTGGTTTCCCCTTATGTTTACATTTTTAACGCAgaccaatgttttaaaatctggttTTTTAATCATACCGGATTAGGCACAAAAATGGTTTAATCGGTTGAACCGTGTTATGTcgggcggttcaaccgggttgactagtGTTAATTGtattatttcataaattacaacattaactcaaaaaataatccaaaattgGATTAAAATGGAAATCTGGAACGAACGATGGGGTGATGGAAATCTGGAACAAGTCACGAATGATGGAGTGATgaagcaagttttgaattttgatcAATGGAGATAAAATATTAAAAGTTGTTAGGTTAAAGCTAAAAGTAAACACGGAGAAGGGACGATAAAAAGTAAAATCCTAACCCAAAAACAGACTTGAGATAGTACCGGTATTACGGTTCAAACCgttataccggattttaccggcGGTACAAAGTCTATGCCGTTTCTCCTacttaccggggtgtttcgtaccgaATTTACATCCgaaaacggtaataccggtataaccggccggtatttaccggtttttaaaacattgccgAAGACTAGAGCAAGGATGTGTAGTTGATGCACAAAGACGCATCCCATGTGTGATAATATAACGTATGTATGGTGTACTTAATTTGATGATCAATTGTACGAACGTTTTATatgtatttatttttatgttataaatATAAGGCACATGTGCATTTGTTTGTGGTCATGTCTTTGTCTATCCTATAGTGCATATCCGTATACTTGATAGTTGCTTTTGGGGGCCTGCCAAGATGGGACAAGCCTTTAGCATGGGTTGTTTTATCAATCAAATGTGATTTTCTGAGTTTTCAAAGCATAAACTAAAGGGTCAAAATGGTAAAAGGGTATAGGTAAGGTATATGATAACATAGAAAAGTAGAAGGGGGTAAATTGGAAAGCAAGTGTAGGTTGATGATTCCAAATCCAATAGCACCAACCAACATCCTCCTATAGAATAAGATTCTCAAATTAAATTCTTTAGATCCCTTTTCAACGTATCATAAAGGGCAAAGACTTCAACCTGCCCCGATATTTAATTATCTAATGGTCACCAAGTTACCTCATTGCCTAAATCATCATAccatacaatatatatatatagaggtgAAGTATTACCTCATTGCCTAAATCATCATAccatacaatatatatatatatatatatatatatatatatatatatatatatagagagagagaaagtgtaaaatacaatattccTTAACGTGCGACCGGTACGCGACAAAAacataacgtgcgtgattatttgatacaacatgcgtgattagtgTTCGTTTCAATTAGCCTGGGATTGATCAATTTCGTCCAATtcgtttcaattttcttttcgtTTCAGTTCAAATTGGCCATTGTTCGGTCAATTTCATCGAATTGTGTTCAAATTCATcttttattttgaaaattttcatcaaaatgacgaCTTGAAATCAAACCATAGAACAGAGGATGAAGGAACATGACCAAGCTTTGATTCGATCGGAGTCAGCGGCCAGTAACAATGGTATCAGACCGTAGAACATGGGATGCGATTTTGAACTGGGAGTTAGGGCATGCGTGATTATAGGTATATAACGTGTGTGATTAatgtttttgagttttataatGTGCGTGATTTacaaatgaacgtgcgtaattatagGTCGTATCGGTCACACGTTAAGAGCTATTGTACTTTAACCttcccccccctctctctctatatatatataatggaagtatctatagaaaacccttATTATTTAGAAAACTTGGGAAACTCTAACCTCccgaatttttttttaatttacacatattatatacatgtttttaagggttttgggcaaaaagaatcaaaaaagcgccgagtagatatttaaaaaaaaaaaacaagttttggtgtaacatatgttacatatatgtcagatgaatgtaacatatgttacaccaaaacttgtttatttttttaaaaatatctactcggcgcttttttgatttttttttacccaaaacccttaaaaacatgtatataacatgtgtaaattttttcaaaaaaaaaaaaaacatcgggagctttgagtttcccagGTTTTCTAACcaaaagtgggttttctatacatccttccatatatatatatatatatatatatatgtatatatatatatatatatatatatatatgtaggataaggatccgttaggaaccaccctttattgcgagaaccagtgtgaacacatgcCAAAATTGTAATTATGTGATGTCTAATAAAAAAAACACGCGCTCTGTTCACTTTGCTCTGATCACGTTACACATCTTCTAACTTAGGGTTTCATTCATCTGATGAACAGAGAtcttgtattcatcgacgatgaaGACCGACGACGTTCAATCATTCACCAAATTTATCTTCTAACTTAGGGTTTCATTCATCTGTTGAACAGAGATCTTGTATTCATCGACACACATCTTCTTACTTAGGGTTTCATTCATCTGATGAACAGAGAtcttgtattcatcgacgatgaaGACCAAAGACGTTCAATTATTCACCAAATTTCACGCTGGCGACATCCTGGCACGGTGTTTCCGGCAGCATTCACGACTAACAACCCACCATTTACATCCTCTACATGGCATACTCTGATTCATCACGTGTCGAACCTCACACGTCTGATGTTCCTCCTCATACATTCTCTGATAATCCTCCTCATACATCCGATGCTATCTGATGCTGACATTGTTGGTCAATTTGCTGATAATACAGTTGATAGACACAAGGTTACGTCTAAAACAATCGACAGTTGGTATGTTCCTCATAACTTCAAAATCCCATATTTTTCTACTCTATGTCTACATCAGACAATGTTAAATTATCTGACAATGTTACTGTATCCGAATCTTTTGATATCACTTCAACTAGGACAGAATATCAACATTTGCAGTTTATACGGTTCGAGACCAAAGGTATTACATGTCAATTTTTGTTGTTTAAAAAAATTTTAATCCATTATATGTTATGCACATTTGCATTATGTTATATTCACACATTTGCACCATGTTCACaattataatatttataatatgttataaataatattgcaaaaacaatatatgcacatgtgcattatgatATTTACATTATGTTTGTACATGATTCTGAATTaacatatatgcacatgtgcattatgttcacCACAACATTATATAATTATATGTTAACttgtaatgcacatgtgcactTTGTTTACAAAGACATTATAAATACATATATTGATAATCAGTAAGCATCACAGAGTAATCATCATATATAAACTTTCATCCAACTGTACATAACCAtacatatgttaaaaaaataataaacatcataCAATTAAATTGTTGTTTTGTAAGTATATTATATATACTTGTCatacatacgtgcataccataATTTAGCTAAACATTTTTCGTATATTAATCACACAGGAACAATCATCACGGCTGCTCTTCATTCTACGCCCAACGGCACCCCATATTGGATACCTAAAGTTGATGTTGAGTTCATTCCTACTATAAAACCAAAAAACTGTAAACATCAGTGATATATTAAACATACCTGGAGTTTTAAGCACAAGTGTTGATCCTCCCCAAGGTATTAGAAACAAAGGGTGTGGTACCAAAAAACACCGGATAGGTCCCGGTGGTCAGAAAAATAAAGATAAGCGAAAGAAATCCGATAAGTGAAAGAAGGCCGCACGTTTATGCAACAAATGTAACCAATATGTTTTCGACCA belongs to Helianthus annuus cultivar XRQ/B chromosome 5, HanXRQr2.0-SUNRISE, whole genome shotgun sequence and includes:
- the LOC110940996 gene encoding serine/threonine-protein kinase STY46 isoform X2; the protein is MVMRGGETESCCSSRASEASPAAAVASRKRRPKVEVYQEVLRRLRESNCEEACKPSFEDELWSHFSRLPVRYALDVNVERAHDVLMHKNLLHMAHDPNTRPAFEARLIQLHSSADENGVESTSSYTRMKDAQISIHPCRQRPLHEITISTNDKPKLLCKLTSLLSEIGLNIQEAHAFSTTDGYSLDVFVVSGWPYEETEKLRDLLAMEIPRVEEIPWSKNPQALPSNEMETKKIQEIVQLPVDGADVWEIDVKLLTFEYRIGGGSYNDLYKGTFCTQDVAIKALKDEYLYENVQKEFAQEVYIMRKIRHKNIVQFIGACTRPPKLCIVTEFMAGGSLYDFLHNQSGHFDVPTILKIASHISKGMNYLHQNNIIHRDLKSANLLMDENGIVKVSDFGVARVQNESGIMTAETGTYRWMAPEVIEHKPYSHKADVFSFGIVVWELLTKKLPYANLTPLQAAIGVVQKGLRPVIPKHTHPEIVGLLERCWQQDPSSRPEFSEIISILLHCSKMVVEEKRSTKKKK
- the LOC110940996 gene encoding serine/threonine-protein kinase STY46 isoform X3, which translates into the protein MVMRGGETESCCSSRASEASPAAAVASRKRRPKVEVYQEVLRRLRESNCEEACKPSFEDELWSHFSRLPVRYALDVNVERAHDVLMHKNLLHMAHDPNTRPAFEARLIQLHSSADENGVESTSSYTRMKDAQISIHPCRQSPHPPPAFGLSSKFEISFDAGKSNLQGGDKVMSANQHLFRPLHEITISTNDKPKLLCKLTSLLSEIGLNIQEAHAFSTTDGYSLDVFVVSGWPYEETEKLRDLLAMEIPRVEEIPWSKNPQALPSNEMETKKIQEIVQLPVDGADVWEIDVKLLTFEYRIGGGSYNDLYKGTFCTQDVAIKALKDEYLYENVQKEFAQEVYIMRKIRHKNIVQFIGACTRPPKLCIVTEFMAGGSLYDFLHNQSGHFDVPTILKIASHISKGMNYLHQNNIIHRDLKSANLLMDENGIVKVSDFGVARVQNESGIMTAETGTYRWMAPEVIEHKPYSHKADVFSFGIVVWELLTKKLPYANLTPLQAAIGVVQKVVEEKRSTKKKK
- the LOC110940996 gene encoding serine/threonine-protein kinase STY46 isoform X1 yields the protein MVMRGGETESCCSSRASEASPAAAVASRKRRPKVEVYQEVLRRLRESNCEEACKPSFEDELWSHFSRLPVRYALDVNVERAHDVLMHKNLLHMAHDPNTRPAFEARLIQLHSSADENGVESTSSYTRMKDAQISIHPCRQSPHPPPAFGLSSKFEISFDAGKSNLQGGDKVMSANQHLFRPLHEITISTNDKPKLLCKLTSLLSEIGLNIQEAHAFSTTDGYSLDVFVVSGWPYEETEKLRDLLAMEIPRVEEIPWSKNPQALPSNEMETKKIQEIVQLPVDGADVWEIDVKLLTFEYRIGGGSYNDLYKGTFCTQDVAIKALKDEYLYENVQKEFAQEVYIMRKIRHKNIVQFIGACTRPPKLCIVTEFMAGGSLYDFLHNQSGHFDVPTILKIASHISKGMNYLHQNNIIHRDLKSANLLMDENGIVKVSDFGVARVQNESGIMTAETGTYRWMAPEVIEHKPYSHKADVFSFGIVVWELLTKKLPYANLTPLQAAIGVVQKGLRPVIPKHTHPEIVGLLERCWQQDPSSRPEFSEIISILLHCSKMVVEEKRSTKKKK